The Juglans microcarpa x Juglans regia isolate MS1-56 chromosome 2S, Jm3101_v1.0, whole genome shotgun sequence genome has a window encoding:
- the LOC121251408 gene encoding uncharacterized protein LOC121251408, whose amino-acid sequence MGGCATKPKVLKEAQAPGPEKEEKAGAADVLAKTEKDQPPHVFVFSVTEADNTDKKKELDGHDKIREIVDDDRVDEQERKRRSLSHLFKETPVPDFAAQKPETPPELTAASDVVDASENAKTKELTTETAPAADTKIDGKHHADIVDDAPRKVETEEVVEPTPAVETKTLDVPSAHAKAETQRPIETAVGTEAYKDDTSEEKKANV is encoded by the exons ATGGGTGGGTGTGCGACTAAGCCGAAGGTCTTGAAGGAGGCGCAGGCTCCGGGGCCTGAGAAGGAGGAGAAAGCCGGTGCCGCCGACGTGCTTGCTAAGACCGAGAAGGATCAGCCGCCTCATGTCTTTGTTTTTAGCGTTACCGAGGCCGATAATACTGATAAGAAGAAGGAATTAGATGGTCATGATAAGATCAGGGAGATTGTCGATGATGACAGGGTCGACGAGCAAGAGAGAAAGCGCCGTTCCCTCAGCCACTTGTTCAAGGAG ACCCCTGTCCCAGATTTTGCTGCTCAAAAGCCTGAAACTCCACCTGAATTGACCGCTGCCTCGGACGTTGTTGATGCTTCTGAGAATGCCAAAACAAAGGAATTAACGACTGAAACCGCACCAGCTGCAGATACCAAAATTGATGGAAAGCATCATGCGGATATTGTTGATGATGCTCCAAGGAAGGTTGAAACAGAGGAAGTAGTTGAACCTACACCAGCTGTCGAGACCAAAACCTTGGATGTTCCCAGTGCTCATGCGAAGGCCGAAACACAGAGACCGATTGAAACTGCAGTAGGTACAGAAGCCTACAAGGATGATACAtctgaag AAAAGAAAGCCAACGTATGA
- the LOC121252522 gene encoding uncharacterized protein LOC121252522, producing MQFQIPRWRNFSMIKISLISSTSLESHFASFHSTPTSCQKWKNKWKSGINESQDPTKSQIRYAVRQKRADTKRALKDLLFKSGSSKVQDEERMLRVQMGTQWFAKQEAHPNSSDKRGRSKSSAHRADKIHNQKLKRKLRQKRFSEDFDKDPEPIFRATFGNRWYTWSFNSGQESSFQNSTSGFEWREDSSCKNSRTRRWETLGDTESDDDSCSVGSRTDRTILGLPPTGHLKIEDVKYAFRLSALKWHPDKHQGPSQAMAEEKFKLCASAYRSLCSALSPA from the exons ATGCAATTTCAGATACCCAGATGGCGGAACTTTTCCATGATAAAAATTTCTTTGATTTCATCAACTTCACTGGAATCCCATTTCGCTTCGTTTCATTCAACACCCACTTCATGTCAGAAGTGGAAGAACAAGTGGAAGTCT GGTATAAACGAAAGCCAGGATCCTACCAAG AGTCAAATCAGATATGCAGTACGTCAAAAGCGTGCTGACACAAAGAGAGCTCTAAAAGACCTCCTCTTTAAAAGTGGGTCCTCAAAGGTCCAG GACGAAGAGAGGATGTTGAGAGTTCAAATGGGAACACAATGGTTTGCAAAGCAGGAGGCTCATCCAAATAGCTCTGATAAGAGAGGTCGATCAAAGTCTTCTGCTCACCGAGCTGACAAAATCCACAACCAGAAACTTAAAC GTAAGTTGAGACAAAAGAGGTTCTCTGAGGACTTCGATAAGGATCCTGAGCCAATCTTTAGAGCAACATTTGGAAACAGATGGTATACGTGGTCATTTAACTCAGGGCAGGAATCTTCTTTCCAGAATTCAACATCTGGATTCGAGTGGAGAGAGGATTCCAGCTGTAAAAACAGTAGAACTAGAAGATGGGAAACCCTGGGTGACACTGAGTCTGATGATGATTCATGCTCTGTAGGATCGCGTACCGACAGAACTATTCTTGGTCTGCCTCCAACAGGCCATTTAAAGATTGAAGATGTTAAATATGC TTTCCGTTTGTCAGCTTTGAAATGGCATCCTGACAAGCATCAAGGTCCTTCACAG GCAATGGCTGAAGAGAAATTCAAACTGTGTGCTAGTGCTTACAGGTCGCTGTGTAGTGCCCTCTCCCCAGCTTAG
- the LOC121251557 gene encoding uncharacterized protein LOC121251557, whose product MAECEPYHETHHIPQAIPKETALQAINTIVQLHFEKTLEKKGSIDLQKKELHKLFQLFFIFLGLVFLAQAQSPRLQCRHCWIPITFLSLSHLIFYVSVAQTLKCINGFKYQRRCHKLTLGMATEKLREMKVKMSATGGEQFDGACDGDFEIHYQEPPESYFGKFKRNWALHFGFLMLIYGFMVSSSVVVLCF is encoded by the coding sequence ATGGCGGAATGCGAACCGTACCACGAAACCCACCACATTCCTCAAGCAATTCCGAAAGAGACAGCCCTCCAGGCCATAAACACCATAGTCCAGCTCCATTTCGAGAAGACTCTGGAGAAGAAGGGCTCCATAGACCTCCAAAAGAAGGAGCTCCACAAGCTCTTCCagctcttcttcatcttcttgggTCTCGTCTTCCTTGCACAGGCTCAGTCCCCTCGCCTCCAGTGCCGCCATTGCTGGATCCCCATCactttcctctccctctcccaccTCATCTTCTACGTCTCCGTGGCCCAGACCCTCAAGTGCATCAACGGGTTCAAGTACCAGAGGCGCTGCCACAAGCTCACTCTTGGAATGGCCACCGAGAAACTCAGGGAGATGAAGGTGAAAATGAGTGCCACTGGGGGCGAGCAGTTCGATGGGGCTTGTGACGGTGACTTTGAGATTCATTACCAGGAGCCTCCGGAGAGTTACTTTGGTAAGTTTAAGAGGAACTGGGCTTTGCATTTTGGGTTCTTGATGTTGATCTATGGTTTTATGGTCTCATCCTCTGTTGTCGTCCTTTGTTTTTAG